tcttctttttatttattttttgcctccccccttttctctctttctttctttctctctctcagctccaggCATTCTTCCTGGTAGCTGATGACATCATGGATGCTTCAGTGACTCGGAGAGGTCAGCCCTGCTGGTACAAGAGGGTGAGACTGACTATTGTTATTGCTCTCACTAGAATTGTAGTCTAATCTAAAAGCATTGTTATGGTCAGCCAACTGGTTTACCCAAAACGAACTGTAAGCTGACATCAACTTCCATACTGCATCACCTGTCAACAATAACATGTGTCCCTGTTAACGTAGTAGGCTTTAAGTAAAGGGTGTGCTCAGTCAGTAACATAGCTGTTGTTTCTCAGGAGAGAGTGGGTCTGGATGCCATCAATGATGCCTTCCTCCTGGAGGGAGCCATCTACAGACTACTGCGCAGACACTGCAGGGCACAGCCCTACTACGTACACCTATTGGAGCTCTTCaccgaggtacacacacacataaacacacacacacttacacggcTGACTCTTGTGCTGTAGCTGACTATTgtttctctgtccctgtgtgtgtcagaCGTCCTTCCAGACAGAGCTGGGCCAGGCTCTGGACCTGATGACCGCTCCTCCTGGTCAAATAGACCTCAACCGCTTCAccatggagaggtgagagagagaggggaggataaaACGAGGGAGGGATATAGAGATGGAGGGGTATATGGTGATTTAAGGTACACGTGAGTGGGTATTGTTGATAGAAGTAGTGCATGGCTGTTGGGGTGGGGAGGGTTTGGAAGGGTATTCTCTTTACTCACTTTATctttctccctcccactctctgtgTGTCAGATATAAGGCCATAGTAAAGTACAAGACTGCCTTCTACTCCTTCTACCTCCCTGTTGCAGCAGCCATGTACATGGTGAGTGTGTATAGTCTTTTAATGGCTGGTGCAGTCTCATTATACAAGGTAACTTATAGAAATGGAATATCCCTTTCTGAATAATTCCCAGGCGGGCATTGACAGTGAAGAGGAACACAACAACGCTAAACACATCTTACTGGAGATGGGAGAGTTCTTCCAGATACAGGTGAGACCAGACATTCTATGTGTAATTGTATGGGTGAGactgacacccacacacacacacattaacaatgTCATAACAGCATTGTTTTACAATATTTCTCTGTTGCCAGGATGACTACCTGGATTGCTATGGTGACCCGGAGGTGACAGGGAAGATTGGAACAGACATCCAGGACAACAAGTGTGGCTGGCTGGTGGTGACTGCTCTAGGGGTCATGACCCCGGAACAGAGGGCAGAGCTGGAGGTGAGAGGTCAACCATGAACAGTCACAGTTGACCGTTGAACTGTAAATACACCTAAGCCTGGAAGGATGGAAGAATGATTGAGGGAATGAATGTATTTATTCAATTCTTTACATAGCTCAATACAAGAAACTGGTctgactacagtatatctggTGAGAAAATGGATAAAAATAcaaattatttacattttattttcctCTTTCAGTCATGTTATGGTCGGCATGACAGTGTGAGTGTGGAGAAGGTGAAAGCGCTGTACAACACCCTACAGATGTCCACCCTGTACCACCAATACGAAAACGACAGCTACCAGCGCTTACAGAAACTCATCGCTCGTCACGCCCAAAACCTTCCACATGCAGTTTTCCTCAACTTCGCCAAGAAAATCTACAAGAGAAACAAGTGAAGACTATGACGAGGggacattttttttttggggggtcacACTGTAGCTGGACTGAGGAGGGCTAGTTGGTGTGGCTGCTTCCATTTCGGTCCCTTGCCCCTTCCCCTTGCTCCTACCCCTTCAGTGAACACCATGGGGTTAAAGGCtagggcagggctctccaaccctgttcctggagagctatcatcctgtaggttttcgctccaaccctaatctaacgcacctgattctaataagagcggaaacctacaggagggtagctctccaggaacagggttggagagccctgggctAGGGTAAGGGTCTAGGGACTTAAATAGAACAAGGCTTTAGTTTGGACTGAGAGTGAGCCTGGTTGAGATTAGGCCAGTCAGTCTTAAACCTGGTCTTCAAGGACCCCTATGTGTGCACATTTTTCCTCCACTCTGATTTTCAATTATGTACAGAATAACTGATTACTCAAATTGTGAATATCATGTCATCAAAAAAGTCTGTCaatctctttgtctgtctctgtatcaTTCTAGTTATTTATTGATGATGATGTGAGTATGACATCATGTCACTGTCAGGAACTGTTTGCTCTAGAATCCCAAGGATTTGATAATGACGGCAGGGAGTGACATCATTATTGGTCGATGATCACATCAATCAGGATGACAACCTGTTTTTACAGGGGTCCCTGTAGACCAGTGTTTAGTAGAGTGGTC
This sequence is a window from Coregonus clupeaformis isolate EN_2021a unplaced genomic scaffold, ASM2061545v1 scaf0341, whole genome shotgun sequence. Protein-coding genes within it:
- the LOC121542355 gene encoding farnesyl pyrophosphate synthase, which translates into the protein MGDSSCNNGTHHSGAVQSDPQLFEAQFEELVTELTEQDLTDPVLADALNRLREVLHYNTPGGKRNRGLSVIGSLRELVPPTELTQDAVQRALLVGWCIELLQAFFLVADDIMDASVTRRGQPCWYKRERVGLDAINDAFLLEGAIYRLLRRHCRAQPYYVHLLELFTETSFQTELGQALDLMTAPPGQIDLNRFTMERYKAIVKYKTAFYSFYLPVAAAMYMAGIDSEEEHNNAKHILLEMGEFFQIQDDYLDCYGDPEVTGKIGTDIQDNKCGWLVVTALGVMTPEQRAELESCYGRHDSVSVEKVKALYNTLQMSTLYHQYENDSYQRLQKLIARHAQNLPHAVFLNFAKKIYKRNK